The following coding sequences lie in one Chloroflexota bacterium genomic window:
- a CDS encoding LLM class flavin-dependent oxidoreductase, with protein MSNSATLRLSIGIAGGKPLGDYVALARMAEAYGFHTFSIFDDLMFKPAWPILFAVAPHTQTMQIGPSVCNPYLVHPAILAGNAALLDEQTGGRAYLGIGRGAFLDFVGVEPSHPLTAVREAVALIRRLWSADRAPFEGKLFRATPDAYLQWTPLRPTVPVMIGTWGMQMCRLAGAIADEVKAGSMWSADYGRRMWAAIADGARAAGRDPGAVRLVFGPLTSISADRAEARAHARRTLAFYLPYLAPMPEAVGIGPDVVAAVQAATARGDYDAAAVLVPDLALDNFALCGTPNDVIESIERMCAETPVGRVEFGMPHGPRGSVEAIHLLGKHVLPHFNNKAIRE; from the coding sequence ATGTCAAATAGCGCTACGCTTCGGCTCAGCATCGGCATAGCAGGCGGCAAGCCGCTCGGCGACTATGTCGCGCTGGCGCGCATGGCCGAGGCGTACGGTTTTCACACCTTCAGCATCTTCGACGATCTGATGTTCAAGCCGGCGTGGCCGATCCTGTTCGCCGTCGCGCCGCACACGCAGACGATGCAGATCGGGCCGTCGGTCTGCAACCCGTACCTGGTACACCCGGCGATCCTGGCTGGCAACGCCGCTCTGCTCGACGAGCAGACCGGCGGGCGCGCCTATCTCGGTATTGGGCGCGGCGCGTTCCTCGATTTTGTCGGTGTTGAGCCGTCCCACCCGCTGACCGCCGTGCGCGAGGCCGTCGCGCTGATCCGGCGGCTGTGGTCCGCCGACCGCGCGCCGTTTGAGGGCAAGCTCTTCCGCGCGACGCCGGATGCCTACCTGCAATGGACGCCTCTGCGGCCGACGGTCCCGGTCATGATTGGCACCTGGGGCATGCAGATGTGCCGCCTGGCTGGCGCGATTGCGGACGAAGTGAAGGCCGGCAGCATGTGGAGCGCGGACTACGGCCGCCGGATGTGGGCCGCCATCGCGGACGGTGCGCGGGCGGCCGGGCGCGATCCGGGCGCGGTACGGCTCGTCTTTGGCCCGCTCACCTCGATCAGCGCGGATCGCGCCGAAGCGCGCGCCCATGCGCGGCGCACGCTGGCGTTCTATCTTCCGTACCTCGCGCCGATGCCGGAAGCGGTTGGCATCGGGCCGGACGTGGTAGCGGCGGTGCAGGCGGCGACAGCGCGCGGCGATTACGATGCGGCGGCCGTGCTCGTGCCCGACCTGGCGCTGGACAATTTTGCGCTTTGCGGCACGCCCAACGACGTCATCGAGAGCATCGAGCGGATGTGCGCGGAAACGCCGGTCGGGCGCGTCGAGTTTGGCATGCCGCACGGCCCGCGCGGCAGCGTCGAAGCGATTCACCTGCTCGGCAAGCATGTGCTACCGCATTTCA
- a CDS encoding B12-binding domain-containing radical SAM protein — MSIRRVVLIYPKRDGRILMKAAGAPYTLMRLASLVPDAIPVEIWDENLMRLPLETLGPNDLVGASAMSLGIDQVKEHAQIIHQQGAKVVVGGTHATLVPDEVEQWADAVVVGEAYRTWPQIIHDFDQGSLKKRYTDEEWADLKGVAPISDRVIEMVGEHRNYWTPMLEITRGCPRNCSFCTAIRVSGKIMRHRPIPEVVDEIRRRRLKRFFLTDDNFGLNFRTDPDYCAELFETLRREKLHSWTAQAELLVGNYPDLLDMAREAHLDKFFIGFESVNMANSRELGGKSHGKIEEYKRTIKTMHAHGLSVVGLFVFGFDGDTPKVFQDTWDFVRESELDSVSVTILTPYPGTPQRQQLIDEGRLFDQRNDGWRKYDVSHVTFQPKQMTPAQLFAGYDWICKKLYNPLSIGQRGLRTFRRYPLSKARAKFFSSFSTDIGYKKTYDWRYA; from the coding sequence ATGAGTATTCGACGAGTCGTACTGATTTACCCGAAGCGTGACGGGCGCATTCTGATGAAGGCGGCCGGTGCGCCATACACGCTGATGCGTCTGGCCTCGCTGGTGCCCGACGCGATCCCGGTTGAAATCTGGGACGAGAACCTGATGCGCCTGCCGCTGGAGACGCTCGGGCCGAACGACCTGGTCGGCGCGTCAGCGATGTCGCTCGGCATCGACCAGGTTAAAGAGCACGCGCAGATTATACACCAGCAGGGCGCCAAAGTGGTCGTGGGTGGCACGCACGCCACGCTCGTGCCGGACGAGGTCGAGCAGTGGGCCGACGCGGTCGTTGTCGGCGAGGCGTACCGCACCTGGCCGCAGATCATCCACGACTTCGACCAGGGCAGCCTGAAGAAGCGCTACACCGACGAGGAGTGGGCGGACCTGAAGGGCGTCGCGCCGATCAGCGACCGCGTGATTGAGATGGTCGGCGAGCATCGCAACTACTGGACGCCGATGTTGGAAATCACGCGCGGTTGCCCGCGCAACTGCTCGTTCTGCACGGCGATCCGCGTCAGCGGCAAGATCATGCGCCACCGGCCGATCCCGGAGGTGGTGGATGAGATTCGCCGCCGGCGCCTCAAGCGCTTCTTCCTGACCGACGACAACTTCGGCCTGAATTTCCGCACCGATCCCGATTACTGCGCCGAGCTGTTCGAGACGCTGCGCCGCGAGAAGCTGCACTCCTGGACGGCGCAGGCCGAGCTGCTGGTCGGCAACTACCCGGACCTGCTCGACATGGCGCGCGAGGCGCACCTCGACAAGTTCTTCATCGGCTTCGAGTCGGTGAACATGGCGAACAGCCGCGAGCTGGGCGGCAAGAGCCACGGCAAGATCGAGGAGTACAAGCGCACGATCAAGACGATGCACGCGCACGGCTTGAGCGTGGTCGGCCTGTTCGTCTTCGGCTTCGACGGCGACACGCCGAAAGTCTTCCAGGACACCTGGGACTTTGTGCGCGAGAGCGAACTGGACTCGGTCAGCGTCACGATCCTGACGCCGTACCCCGGCACGCCCCAGCGCCAGCAGTTGATCGACGAGGGCCGGCTGTTCGACCAGCGCAATGACGGCTGGCGCAAGTACGACGTCTCGCACGTGACTTTCCAGCCGAAGCAGATGACGCCGGCGCAGTTGTTCGCCGGCTACGACTGGATCTGCAAGAAGCTTTACAACCCGCTCTCGATCGGACAGCGCGGCCTGCGCACGTTCCGGCGCTACCCGCTGAGCAAGGCGCGCGCGAAGTTCTTCTCGTCGTTCAGCACCGACATCGGCTACAAGAAGACGTACGACTGGCGCTACGCGTAG